In a single window of the Drosophila gunungcola strain Sukarami unplaced genomic scaffold, Dgunungcola_SK_2 000064F, whole genome shotgun sequence genome:
- the LOC128264291 gene encoding uncharacterized protein LOC128264291 produces MLRVFKMQTALQSQKTMRSMCYDSQRMKAPFLQGSQTPTSPEDVDQDKDEPQSVVPRPRPAIHNPLSRRHTVNSSRLQYINDKYKELANEVELRKPKAKQFVTRHALHSGRFDK; encoded by the exons ATGCTGCGGGTTTTCAAGATGCAAACTGCTCTGCAGAGTCAAAAGACAATGCGATCTATGTGTTATG ATTCGCAACGCATGAAGGCGCCATTTCTCCAGGGCAGCCAAACGCCCACGAGTCCCGAGGATGTTGACCAGGATAAAGATGAGCCCCAGTCGGtggtgccacgcccccgccccGCAATCCACAATCCGCTAAGTCGACGTCACACTGTAAATAGTTCGCGGCTGCAGTACATTAATGACAAATACAAGGAGCTGGCCAACGAGGTGGAGCTGCGGAAGCCCAAGGCCAAACAATTCGTGACCCGCCACGCCCTACATTCGGGGCGTTTCGACAAGTAG
- the LOC128264288 gene encoding uncharacterized protein LOC128264288, with amino-acid sequence MQRSIFKSGVSRALVLFSPLKSLHQKVFFVDEILAAAPELKSRCLDLLGRLMNGRLNLLGGRPVPPRFLPMLVGDQDRSVHFNAEEDEEFRQRLGRQLKELREALQETQENREEDVQHKEDEEHPYTTATGVEDLTDEELDEMRTVRMSSGQDSEGRSGNTEQPETAAEMETEEATEGRQPGAQESEEVVDVYDRMRDGEIEGVYWTGEGKRIVTQAPQRKTGHSGFIDGDGEEVLEEESSPGKAAPYHPPSPRAHATSKLLRKGRKPRTSPKPANNSDSDE; translated from the coding sequence ATGCAACGATCGATTTTCAAGAGTGGCGTTTCGAGGGCTCTGGTCCTGTTTAGCCCATTGAAGTCCCTTCACCAGAAGGTCTTCTTTGTGGATGAGATCCTGGCGGCGGCTCCTGAGTTGAAGAGTCGTTGCCTGGATCTTCTGGGAAGACTGATGAACGGTCGCCTCAATCTATTGGGCGGTCGTCCTGTTCCACCCAGATTCCTGCCAATGCTGGTTGGGGATCAGGATCGCAGCGTGCATTTCAATGccgaggaggacgaggagttTCGCCAGCGCTTGGGCAGGCAGCTGAAGGAGTTACGCGAAGCCCTGCAGGAAACCCAGGAGAATCGAGAGGAGGATGTCCAGCACAAGGAGGACGAGGAGCATCCCTACACGACGGCCACAGGAGTGGAGGATCTGACCGATGAGGAGCTCGACGAAATGCGGACAGTGCGGATGAGTTCCGGCCAGGACTCGGAGGGAAGATCGGGGAACACCGAGCAGCCGGAAACAGCAGCTGAAATGGAGACTGAGGAGGCGACGGAGGGCAGGCAACCCGGTGCCCAGGAGTCCGAAGAAGTCGTAGATGTCTACGACAGAATGCGGGATGGCGAGATCGAGGGGGTCTACTGGACGGGCGAGGGCAAGAGGATCGTGACCCAGGCACCGCAGCGCAAGACGGGACACTCGGGCTTCatcgatggcgatggcgaggAGGTCCTCGAGGAAGAGTCATCCCCGGGCAAGGCGGCTCCCTATCACCCCCCTTCGCCCAGGGCCCACGCCACTTCCAAGCTCCTTCGAAAAGGTCGCAAGCCGAGGACCTCGCCCAAGCCAGCCAACAACAGCGATTCCGATGAATAA